A genomic stretch from Sphaerodactylus townsendi isolate TG3544 linkage group LG15, MPM_Stown_v2.3, whole genome shotgun sequence includes:
- the TMEM102 gene encoding transmembrane protein 102 yields MASPPDAHPLKPAPAKPLTDLDFHSGVRIEELHQLIQEYHARSPNIQDGPELHLAKDIVFSLLGVVQNSDKKLPAVNRYLLLSGGVQQGTVDVDLDVLQHLSLGGDYDADFTLLVPILNAAGVPVTLDMKESPPGHAQISLLPFDPATLGRWSDCCLGDEAYLSAELVPAWFARSFAAAAKDTRVEHRGCITSVVVPVGRCRVLCDLVPVVALKGWPEVAHPWLTQPHFWDGKLKDEEVSGGFYLLPSASGASWRLAFSTSEMHLRKMLPLPLLQAFGAATAVLGHHLSEGLGPYHLFTLVLRACERLPASYLGQEENAAHAWLGLLDDLTACLVHRRLPHYFLPRWNLLEGLSRRTVECLAQELARVRANPSKYLRRAVEGAKEAKRLAKAFQNQNASSVAS; encoded by the exons ATGGCTTCCCCTCCAGACGCCCACCCGCTGAAGCCAGCCCCCGCCAAACCTCTCACGGACCTGGACTTTCACTCTGGAGTGCGGATCGAGGAGCTGCACCAACTCATCCAAGAGTATCACGCCAGGAGCCCCAACATCCAAGACGGGCCGGAACTGCACTTGGCCAAGGACATCGTCTTCTCTCTCTTAG gtGTGGTTCAGAACTCTGATAAGAAGCTCCCGGCCGTCAACAGGTACCTGCTCCTCTCCGGAGGGGTCCAGCAGGGCACTGTTGATGTGGACCTGGATGTCCTACAGCACCTTTCCCTTGGAGGGGACTATGATGCAGACTTCACCCTCCTGGTGCCGATTCTGAATGCTGCCGGAGTCCCCGTCACCTTGGACATGAAGGAGAGTCCGCCAGGCCACGCCCAGATCAGCCTCCTGCCCTTCGACCCTGCCACACTCGGCCGCTGGTCAGACTGTTGCCTGGGAGACGAGGCCTACCTGTCTGCCGAGCTGGTCCCCGCCTGGTTCGCCCGCTccttcgccgccgccgccaaaGACACACGGGTTGAGCACCGTGGCTGCATCACTTCGGTGGTCGTCCCTGTCGGACGCTGCCGAGTCCTCTGTGATCTCGTCCCTGTCGTGGCCTTGAAGGGGTGGCCGGAAGTTGCCCACCCATGGCTGACTCAGCCCCACTTCTGGGACGGGAAGCTGAAGGATGAGGAAGTCTCCGGGGGTTTTTACTTGCTGCCTTCCGCCTCTGGGGCCAGCTGGCGCCTGGCCTTTTCGACCAGCGAGATGCACCTGCGGAAGATGCTGCCGCTGCCTTTGCTCCAGGCCTTTGGGGCGGCCACGGCCGTCCTAGGCCACCACCTCTCTGAAGGCCTGGGGCCTTATCACCTCTTCACCTTGGTGCTCCGGGCCTGCGAGCGGCTGCCCGCCAGCTACCTGGGCCAAGAGGAGAACGCCGCCCACGCCTGGCTGGGCCTCCTGGATGACCTCACCGCCTGCTTAGTCCACCGGCGCCTTCCTCACTACTTCCTCCCCAGGTGGAACCTTCTGGAAGGCCTTTCCCGTAGGACCGTGGAGTGTCTGGCCCAGGAACTGGCCAGGGTGAGGGCCAACCCTTCCAAATACCTCCGCCGggctgtggaaggggccaaagaagccAAGAGATTAGCCAAAGCTTTTCAAAACCAGAACGCCTCCTCTGTTGCCTCGTAA